The sequence below is a genomic window from Microbulbifer hydrolyticus.
AGAGCTGCCGAGGCTATCCACCTTCACGCCGGCGGGGCCAAAAAACTGGCTGTATGCGGTGTGGGTGGAAACGATGGGGACGTCCCGATAGGCCCACAGAGCCCGGTCCTGAACTTTCTGCAGGTTCGCCATGGCGCGGGAAAAATCGCGCGCACGGGCGCGAATTTCCTCCGCCTGCGACGGGTTCAGTGCCGCCAGGCGCGTGGCGATATGTGCGGCCATCACCGCCGCGTTGCGGGGACGCAGCCAGATATGCGGGTCAGCCGCATCCGCGCCGTCAAATTCGTAGCCACCGGCCGCCAACAACCCCAGCTGCTTTTCCGCCGGCAACAATGCCATCTGCCGCGCCAGCACCGATTCCATTTCCGGCCCCAACCAGATCACCAGCTGTGCCGACTCCATCACCATGCGGTCGCTGATCTTTGGCGCATAGTGGTGGGGGTCTCCATTGCGCACCAGCTGCTTGATCGACACCTGTGGCCCGGCGACTTCACGGACAATCATTGCCAACGGCCTTATGCTGACCACGAGGGTCGCGGCTCCGTCACCGGGGCTTGCCTTTCCAACCGTTTCCACCGGTTCACCTGCATTCTGCTTTCCACAGGCGGCGAGAAAGAGTGCCAGGACGGCGATGAAAATCAGCGGGAATACAGATGTCGTCGGACGAATCTCGTGACTACCAGGCAATGTGACCACCACAGTTCGGTTTCCGGCGCTTGGCCG
It includes:
- a CDS encoding metal ABC transporter substrate-binding protein, with amino-acid sequence MPGSHEIRPTTSVFPLIFIAVLALFLAACGKQNAGEPVETVGKASPGDGAATLVVSIRPLAMIVREVAGPQVSIKQLVRNGDPHHYAPKISDRMVMESAQLVIWLGPEMESVLARQMALLPAEKQLGLLAAGGYEFDGADAADPHIWLRPRNAAVMAAHIATRLAALNPSQAEEIRARARDFSRAMANLQKVQDRALWAYRDVPIVSTHTAYSQFFGPAGVKVDSLGSSASHQHGARAMLETHELSENGQARGCLFGEVPANDRDRQTAGHLNLGYEALDPLGTRLPADADYPALMAQLLADARKCLGAIPDRSR